The DNA sequence GGCCGAGGGCCTCAACAGCAAGATCATGGCCATCAAGAGGAAGGCTTGCGGTTATAGGAACCGGGAGCATTTCAAGACAGCCATCTACTTCTTCTGTGGCGGTCTAAACCTCTACCCGGCCAGTTCCTGACAGGGGTTACCCACGGAAAACCCGGAAGAACCACGGATTTTAACGATCTGCACAAGGCGCGTGGGCTTGATGCCGTCCGTCGGCAGGTCGGCGGCAAGGACCGCAGGCAGGAGAAGGAGCTGCACAGATGAAATTGCTGATTGTGGAAAGCCCCGGCAAGATCAAAAAGCTGCAAAGCATTTTGGGCGCGGACTGGCGCGTTGCCGCCAGCTGCGGCCATGTCCGGGATCTGCCGAATCAGGGCTATGGTCTGGAGCCGCCGGATTTCGCGCTGCGGTATGCTGAAACCAAGCCCGACGTCCTGAAAAAACTGGCCGCCCTGACCAGAACCGCGGACGAGGTCTTTCTGGCCTCTGACCCGGACCGGGAAGGGGAGGCGATCGCCTGGCACCTGAAGGACGCCCTGGGGCTGAATGCCTATAAGCGCGTGACCTACACTGCCATTACGCCCCAGGATGTCCGCAGCGGGCTGGCCAGCCCGCGCGGCATTGACATGAACCTCGTCCACGCCCAGGAAGCGCGCCGGGCTCTTGACCGTTTGTGCGGCTACAAGGTTTCCGGGCCGCTGGGCCGGGCGGTGCGGGAAGAAAAAATGTCCGCCGGGCGAGTGCAAAGTCCGGCTGTACGGCTCGTGGTGGAGCGGGAACGGGCCATCCGGTCCTTTGTCTCCACCACGCATTTCGGTGTGGAGCTGCTGTTTGAGGCCGTGGAAAATATCTCCGACGGCTGGAAGGCGGCCTGGCTGCCCAGGGAAGGCTGGCTGGAGGAAGGCCAGGAGTATTTTCTGGACAAGTCCGCGGCCGAAAAAATCGCGGCTTTGCGGACCCTGGACATTCTCTCTTGCGAAGAGAAGGAAAGCCGCGCGGCCCCGCCCGCGCCTTTTACCACGTCCTCCATGCAGCAGGCGGCCAGCAATGCGCTGAAGTTCAAACCCAAGAAGACGATGGAGCTGGCGCAGAAGCTCTATGAGGCCGGGCATATCACCTACATGCGCACGGACAGCCCCAACTTGAGCGTCAGCGCCATTGCCGAGATCCGGGCGTATTGCGACGCCCAGGGCTGGCCCCTGCCGGCCAAACCGCGCACCTGGAAGAGCAAGGCCGGCGCGCAGGAGGCCCATGAGGCCATCCGCCCCACGCATGTGGACATGGAAGAGGCCGGAGAAACGGAAGAGGAAAAAGCCCTGTACCGGCTGATCCGCATTCGGACTCTGGCCAGCCAGATCGCGGATGCCGTCTTTGACGTGCGCGTGGCCCGGCTCGCTGGCGACGTGGACGGCAAAAAGGCCGTGTTCGAGGCCAAAGGCAAAACGCTTCGGGAACAGGGCTGGAAGGTAGTCATGGCTGCTGACGCTTCCTTGGCCGATGCGGAAGAGGCGGAGCCTGACAACGCCGTGCCGGACCTCAAGGCCGGATGCCAGGCTACGGCTATCCGGGGCGAAGTGAAGACGAAAAAGACAAAACCTGCCTCCCGCTTTTCCGAATCCTCGTTGGTCCGTGAGATGGAAAGGCGTGGCATCGGCCGCCCGGCCACCTATGCCGCCATCATTGAAAACATCATATCACGCACCTATGTGAAAGAAGAAAAAGGCTTTCTCGTGCCCACGCCGCGCGGGGAACAGTTGGTGGACGCCCTGGTGGGCTCATTCGGCTTTTTGAACCTGGATTTTACCAGTCACATGGAGGAACGTCTTGATGACGTGGCCGACGGCAAAGTCAGCTATGTGGAGTGCGTCGGTGCGTTTCATGCCCAGCTCATGGAAGAGCTGGACAAATTCGTCCAGGGGCATGCCGTCCCTTGTCCGGCCTGCGGTGATCGGGAGCAGTTCCGTCATATCTACTCCAGGGAAAAAGGCTGGAATTTCTGGGGCTGCAAGGCCTGCGGGGCCACTTTCGCCGACGACAACGGCCGTCCCGGCCCCAGGCGTGAGAAGGCGGCTGCAGAGCAGACGGACTTCAGATGTGAGAAATGCGGACGCCCCCTGGAACACCTGAAAGGCACAAGGCGGGATGGCTCCGGGACATATGATTTTTTCGTCTGCTCCAGCAAAGAATGCGGGGCGAAATACGACAACCGGGAGGGCAGGCCCGCGGCGCACGAACGCCCTGCGCCGTCTGAGTATAAGTGCAAAAAATGCGGTAAGCCGCTCATTGCCCGGCCTACAAAAAACGGTGGCGTCTGGTATGGATGCTCCGGTTACCCGAAGTGCAAACAGCGGTACTGGGCGACCGATGACGGTGCCCCCGATTATGAAAACCCACCCAAAAACAAATAGGAGCAAGAATGTCCGGTTTTATGACTTCCACCACGGCTCTGAAAATCTTTGCAGCGCAGGTCGTCGCACCCGACGCAGATAATGTGCGGCAACATGTGTTTACACCAACGCCTAGGCCTGACGGCAAACGTATCGGCTGGGTTGGCCTCGGCGATCCGCTGGATCTGGATTTCAGCTTCGGCATAGACCATGGGCAGTTTATGGCCTTTTCTTTGCGGATAGACGAGCGCAAGCCTTCCGGCGCGGCTATCAAAATTCGCCTGGCTGAAGCCCTCAAAGAAGAAGCGGCCGCTAATGAGGGCAGGGTGCCGCGCAACCGCAAAAAAGAGTTAAAGGAGAGCATCACGGCCGCAGTCACGGCAAAAGCGGATTACATTCCGTCCCTCGCCGACTGCATTCTGGATGTGGACGCAAAACGCCTGTATGTGGCCACGACCTCGGAAAGCGTCCTGACCAGTCTGCTGGAACTGTTCCAGCAGACCTTCGGGGTTATGCCGACGCAACTCTTCCCGCAGGCGGATATGGCTGACGTCTTCGCTGGTCTTTTCCGCGAAAGTGCTACCCTTGACGGCACAGAGGTCTGCGCCAACGGCTGCTCTGTGACGCTGGCTACGCCGGAGCAGGCTGAGGACGCTGCCCAGGTCGCCGTTGTCAACAATGAAAGCGCCGTGGCCACGGCCCTGGAGGAAGGACTGCGGATTACGAAAATGGCCCTGGCGACCCGGAAGGATGGCGAGGAAACGTTTTTCACCTTGTCAGGGGACTTGGCCATCACTGGCCTGAAGCTGCCCAAGGGCGAAAAGGGCGATGAAGACGCCACATTCCTGCTTAAAGCCGATACTTGCGCGCAGGTGGCCAGCATCGTTGAAGCCCTGAGCAAATAACCCAAGGGCCGGCCGGCGGAACCGGCCGGCCCTGTCTTTTTCCTGGAGGGCATCATGCTCCGTCGCATTGCGCCGCTGTTTTTCTGGCTTTTTTTGCTGCCAATCTTCTGCGCGCCGGTCCACGGCGCGGACGCCACCAGTTTCGACCCGACTCTTGTGACGGTCAAAGCAAATGGGACGAGCAGCATCCCTGTCGGCACGATAATCTCTTGGCCGGTGGCCCAAAATCCGTCTGATTGGCAAAATTCGGACGGCACATATAACTGGCTGGAATGTAATGGACAAAGTATCTCAGCGTCAGTTTACCCGGAACTGTCCGCGCTTGTAGGCTCCGCCGTGCCCGATCTGCGAGGACTATTCCTCAGGGGCCTGGGAGGAAACTCGGCAGGCCTGTTGGAGGTTCAAGATATGATGATTCAATCGCATCGTCATAGAATTAAATATCCTGCAGCAACAAGCTATGCTGGTGGGCCAGGTTTTCCTGGGACAGGCCCAGGGGTTGCTCTTTTTACAAACTATGAAGGAGGCACAGAAACACGCCCTGTGAACATGGCCGTGCGCTACCTCGTCCGGGCCCGGCCATGAACGCCCTGGCGCGCCCGCCAGCGCGTACCCGGAACTGTTTGCGCTTGTAGGCTCCGTCGTGCCCGATCTGCGAGGACTTTTTTTGCGCGGGCACGGCTCTCAGTCCCACACCCAGAACAACGGCACGAAAGTTGGCGTGACCGAGACCCTGCACAGTTCCGGTGAGCTCGGCCAAGTGCAGGGGGATGGAAATAGAAGATTTACCGGCATGATTGGACCATCAATTAACGCAGGATCTGGTGGCATAGTTTATGGCGGCGAGAATTCTGGATATTGGGTTATGGGTGCAGCTCATTTTTCTACTGCTTATAATTACATTGATTCCGTTCGTGTCCTCCCCACAGCCAACGAAAACCGTCCGGTAAACATGGCCGTGCGGTATCTCGTCCGCGCGCTCCCGTAGCCCCTCTCGCAGCCCTCCCGCGCGTACCCGGAACTGTCCGCGCTTTTGAGTCCGATCTTCGGCTCCGCCGTGCCCGATCTGCGAGGACTTTTTTTGCGCGGCCTGGGGGGGAACAGCGCAGCGCTAGGTGAATACCAGCACTATGAGATACAGGCCCATCACCATACATATCAATGGCGGTGGGTCTGGGCGAGGGCAACGATAATGATGTTTCGCGTATGGGACCAGGTAGCGGGCACTCATCGAAAACAGACGACGAAGGAGGCGTGGAAACACGCCCAATGAATCGTGCTGTACGGTATTTGATCCGAATCAAGCAAGAAATGAAGTTACAAATAAAAAAAATATTATATTAATATTTTCTTCTGATAAAAATTTAGAGATAAAAAGTTATAGAGACTCGACAGAAGCTCTGAGGTATTTATTTGAACTTGAAAAACAATTTCCAGATAAAGATATTGTCCTTGTGAAAGCGGACACTAATGAGGAAATACAGTTAGCTTTCCGCAGCTACTTCTCGGATGCGAAAGATTTTTTGGATTTAATAGAGGGCGCATGCACAAAGTTAAGTGGCCATGTGAGGTGCGGTAGTCGCGACTAGGCTATTAAATTGCTCTGCCCCCGGTTTGGCTCTTGCTGCCGCTGCTGGCGGAATTGGGGTCGTTCAATGCTATTCCCGTCCAGCTTGGTCAGTTCGCTCTGCCTGATGCCCCACCTGGCGGCCGCATAGGCCAAACCCTCGTTCCTGGCATCGGGACTGAAGCTGATATGCTTCCCCGTATCGCAGATTTTCCTTCCACCAGGCAAGGTAAAGACGATGCTGCCGTGCTTGGTGATTTTCGAGGTGGAGCCTGGGACTAGGCTCTCCATCAGGGCAATGCCGATGAGCCTGTTTTTCGTTCTGCCGGAAAGTTCTGCGTTTTCCAGGATGGCCGTTTTCCTAGCCAAGTATGCCGCACGGTCTTTCATGCGCCTAGGCAGAACCTCCGGCGTTGTTTTTTCTTTCCTGGACCGCAGGACGGCCAGCGCTGTTTCATCGCCCTGGGCGGCTTTCTGGCGCAAAAAATCAAGCCAGTTCCCTGTTCCTCGCGCCATACGCGCCGCATGTACTTCTTCGGCCTCATACTGGCGGGCCATTTTCATGAGGTTGGCGCGTGTCCTGCGCGCGATGGGTCTGCGTTGCAATTCTGTGCGCTTCCGCTCCCACTTCTGGCGTATTTCATCCACGGCCATCTTCTGGACCAGCCGCTGTTCTTGAAATTCTTCCCACAGCCTGTTCCGGTTGGGCGCTTTCTGCAGTGGGGCAGCGCCATAATGTTGCTCACTTTCCGGCATCTTGCCATGGGGTGGGCGGAATGCCCCGAACCGCGCCTCCAGCTTTTTCAGGGACAAATCCCTATGCACGGCGCTGGCCTTGGTCATCTGGCGGCCGTGCCGGTTTTTTATCACGAGTCCGGCCCCTCGCGGCTTCAGCTCAAGTCCGTGGCGGGCAAAAGCCTGGTGCACGTCTTCCCACGAACGAGCGGTCTCTAGTGCAGCCAAGATGCTCTCTCCTTGTTCCTGGGAAAAGCCTTCAAAGGACTGC is a window from the Desulfovibrio legallii genome containing:
- a CDS encoding transposase, with translation AEGLNSKIMAIKRKACGYRNREHFKTAIYFFCGGLNLYPASS
- the topA gene encoding type I DNA topoisomerase, with protein sequence MKLLIVESPGKIKKLQSILGADWRVAASCGHVRDLPNQGYGLEPPDFALRYAETKPDVLKKLAALTRTADEVFLASDPDREGEAIAWHLKDALGLNAYKRVTYTAITPQDVRSGLASPRGIDMNLVHAQEARRALDRLCGYKVSGPLGRAVREEKMSAGRVQSPAVRLVVERERAIRSFVSTTHFGVELLFEAVENISDGWKAAWLPREGWLEEGQEYFLDKSAAEKIAALRTLDILSCEEKESRAAPPAPFTTSSMQQAASNALKFKPKKTMELAQKLYEAGHITYMRTDSPNLSVSAIAEIRAYCDAQGWPLPAKPRTWKSKAGAQEAHEAIRPTHVDMEEAGETEEEKALYRLIRIRTLASQIADAVFDVRVARLAGDVDGKKAVFEAKGKTLREQGWKVVMAADASLADAEEAEPDNAVPDLKAGCQATAIRGEVKTKKTKPASRFSESSLVREMERRGIGRPATYAAIIENIISRTYVKEEKGFLVPTPRGEQLVDALVGSFGFLNLDFTSHMEERLDDVADGKVSYVECVGAFHAQLMEELDKFVQGHAVPCPACGDREQFRHIYSREKGWNFWGCKACGATFADDNGRPGPRREKAAAEQTDFRCEKCGRPLEHLKGTRRDGSGTYDFFVCSSKECGAKYDNREGRPAAHERPAPSEYKCKKCGKPLIARPTKNGGVWYGCSGYPKCKQRYWATDDGAPDYENPPKNK
- the rdgC gene encoding recombination-associated protein RdgC, whose protein sequence is MSGFMTSTTALKIFAAQVVAPDADNVRQHVFTPTPRPDGKRIGWVGLGDPLDLDFSFGIDHGQFMAFSLRIDERKPSGAAIKIRLAEALKEEAAANEGRVPRNRKKELKESITAAVTAKADYIPSLADCILDVDAKRLYVATTSESVLTSLLELFQQTFGVMPTQLFPQADMADVFAGLFRESATLDGTEVCANGCSVTLATPEQAEDAAQVAVVNNESAVATALEEGLRITKMALATRKDGEETFFTLSGDLAITGLKLPKGEKGDEDATFLLKADTCAQVASIVEALSK
- a CDS encoding phage tail protein, whose product is MLRRIAPLFFWLFLLPIFCAPVHGADATSFDPTLVTVKANGTSSIPVGTIISWPVAQNPSDWQNSDGTYNWLECNGQSISASVYPELSALVGSAVPDLRGLFLRGLGGNSAGLLEVQDMMIQSHRHRIKYPAATSYAGGPGFPGTGPGVALFTNYEGGTETRPVNMAVRYLVRARP
- the traI gene encoding TraI/MobA(P) family conjugative relaxase, with the translated sequence MISKRIHCQAGNDNYGRLASYIADASHQGEKSLVSWCAGCWAGDDYELAMQEVADTQALNTRSQGVKTYHLVVSFRPEDEGVLTPEKFKAIEERFAEALGLADHQRHCGVHVNTDNIHMHVAYNLIHPEKLTRVEPWRDYIKRDKLCRELEQEYGLVIDPGREQAQEQTLGDRAASVEAHSGRQSFEGFSQEQGESILAALETARSWEDVHQAFARHGLELKPRGAGLVIKNRHGRQMTKASAVHRDLSLKKLEARFGAFRPPHGKMPESEQHYGAAPLQKAPNRNRLWEEFQEQRLVQKMAVDEIRQKWERKRTELQRRPIARRTRANLMKMARQYEAEEVHAARMARGTGNWLDFLRQKAAQGDETALAVLRSRKEKTTPEVLPRRMKDRAAYLARKTAILENAELSGRTKNRLIGIALMESLVPGSTSKITKHGSIVFTLPGGRKICDTGKHISFSPDARNEGLAYAAARWGIRQSELTKLDGNSIERPQFRQQRQQEPNRGQSNLIA